DNA sequence from the Chlorocebus sabaeus isolate Y175 chromosome 25, mChlSab1.0.hap1, whole genome shotgun sequence genome:
AcattgcaaagaaataaaaaatatccaaGAATGTCAGTACTGTTTTCAGTCTATCACGTATAAAGGAGGACTAAATGTGTTCGCAACTCCAAATTAAGTATGTTTTCATTTGCAGACTTAGTCTTTCCAGACCTAAGAACATAAGTCACCCtgtttagaaagttaaaaaaagtctTCTTGGATTAAGTCAGGGGAAACCACCTGATTTTGGTAGGTTTCAATGAGTTTTGGTATGTTATAGACCCACAACCTTCATAATCAAGGATGTAgttttatataatgaaatatgttGACCTAATTCAGCTCCTAAAATATTGACTATGCATGATGTAACTCAAGcacaaataaaatgacaaattatgTGAATCATTTCATTCCCACTCACTTATGATGGTATCAGATAAAGCAAAATCATTCTGGCAGGTCACTTGCAACTTATCCAGAACGTGGAtttgttatataaaattaatcagtACTCAGCCTGAGAAGAATTTATAATAAATCCTTGGAAATGACAAAAAGTTGAATTAATTTTATGCACAAATTAGAATATTTTGCAAGTGGCAAGTGAAAGATTTGACATAGGTTTCATCGCTTTCACACAAGTACTTTTCAAGAACTATATAAGTCAAATGGAATACCATAAAGGATAAACACTGTCATCTTTTTCTCCATTTGCAGTGTCACTCTTATATGAAATCATGGAAAATGGGAGCTCTACCTCTTATTTCATTCTCCTAGGACTCTTTAATCACACCACAGCCCACCAAGTCCTCTTCATGATGCTTCTGGCCATCGTTTTGACCTCCCTGTTTGGCAATGCCCTCATGATTCTCCTGATTCACCGGGACTGCCGGCTCCACACGCCCATGTACTTCCTCCTGAGCCAACTCTCCCTCATGGACATGATGCTGGTTTCCACCACTGTGCCCAAAATGGCGGCTGACTACTTGACCGGAAATAAGGCCATCTCCCCTGCCGGCTGCGGTGCGCAGATCTTCTTCCTCCCCACGCTGCGGGGTGGAGAGTGCTTCCTCTTAGCAGCCATGGCCTATGACCGCTACGCGGCTGTCTGCCACCCACTCcgatatcccatgctcatgagcTGGCAGCTGTGCCTGAGGATGACCATGTTGTCTTGGCTCCTGGGTGCAGCTGACGGGCTCCTGCAGGCTGCTGCTTCCCTGAGCTTCCCGTATTGCGGGGCACACGAGCTCGATCATTTCTTCTGTGAGGCCCCCGTGCTGGTGCGTTTGGCTTGTGCTGACACTTCAGTCTTCGAAAACGCCATGTACATCTGCTGTGTGTTAATGCTCCTGGTGCCCTTGTCCCTCATCCTGTCCTCCTATGGTCTCATCCTCGCCGCTGTTCTCCACATGCGCTCTACAGAAGCCCGCAAGAAGGCCTTTGCCACCTGCTCTTCACATGTGGCTGTGGTGGGACTCTTTTATGGAGCTGCCATTTTTACCTACATGAGACCCAAATCTCATAGGTCCACTAACCACGATAAGGTTGTGTCAGCCTTCTATACTGTGTTCACCCCTTTGCTAAACCCCCTCATCTACAGTGTGAGGAACAGTGAGGTCAAGGGAGCCCTGACAAGGTGTATGGGTCAGTGTGTGGCCTTAAGTCatgaataagaatatatatatttgcccCAACATTCAAAACTGTGCAAAGTGTTTGTGTGGAATTTCCTAGAGATAAGGAATATACACTTTTGTATCTACATCTgttgtgtctctctctttctgtctctctgtgtgtttgtgtatgtgttgcTTTAAATTGCAGATGAATCTTCATTCCTTGGGTTCATTTACTCAGCTATCATTATCCAATCAAATTGTGGATTGTTAAAAATCGGTGAAATCACTAATTTTTAGtaagatggtttttttttttttttttttgagacggagtcttgctctgtcgcccaggctggagtgcagtggccacatctcggctcactgcaagctccgcctcccgggttcacgccattctcctgcctcagcctcccgagtagctgggactacaggcacccgccacctcgcccagctagtttttttttttttgtaatatttagtagagacggggtttcaccgtgttagccaggatggtctcgatctcctgacctcgtgatccacccgtctccgcctcccaaagtgctgggattacaggcttgagccaccgcgcccggccagtacgTCCTACCTCACAATTATATTTTGTTCAAAGAATGAATTAACCATTCGAGCAGTTTTGAAGGTTAATTGTTGCCATTTGTTTCAAATTGAGGTGTAGCTTACACACAGCAGAATTCTCACATTTAAGGTGTTCCTTTTCAACTGATTTCCACAAATATCTACCCTGGTAATTACGCATTATCAAGAGATACCATTTTCACCACCTCAGAAAGGTCCTGCAGGCCCTTTTCCAGTGATACCCCAGGCCTAAGATACACCCACTGCTCTAATTTTTATCTCTGTTCATTAGTTTGGGCTATTCTAAAATTTCATATCAAAGGAAACCAGTAGTATTGTCTTGAatcttgtttccttctttcagcttaatatatttctaaaatccCTCCACATTTTTACCTCATTGATATGTTGCTCTTCTTTTACTGCTAAGTAGTATTTCGTTTTCGGAAAATTTcatcatttgtttatccattattTTGCTGATGGGCATCTGGGCTATTATAAGTTTGAAGCTCTTATGATTGAAATGTCTGTTAATCTCCTATTTgtaataatatgtttttatttttcttggtagGTGTCTGATGAACTCTAGTAAACTGTTTTCAAAGTGATTGTTTACTCTTATACTGCCACTGACAATGCACACAAGTTCCAGTTGCTACAAATAttgatgttttcttcattttagcaATTCTTCTGAGTGTAGTAGGAACTGAGTTTgcttataatttgcattttcctgatgactaataatgGTGAGGCCTCTTGCATTAGCTTATTTTCTATTGCCTAGTGATATAAACTGTCTATTtcagtttttggaaaaaaaaatctatatatgcTTCCAGAGCAAAAACAACTTGGTTATTAATTAATAGGCAATCTATGGCATTCATAGGACTACTTggaattttggaaataaaatcatatattggGTTATTTGTTATTATATTTCCTGACACGTGTTATCATTCAATGCCTGAAGCTTTGCTATTTTATTAAACCAGGTACTTAGTACATCTCTTTCACCTCCTGCATTCTGCTTAAAGCTATAAAtctgtttgttttaattatgAGTTGTAACAGAACATTCCACTTCACTGGAGGAATGATGCCACTAAAAACACacagattttattaattttacatataCAGGGACTTCTTCACAAGAGCATAGAGTCTGAAGAAGTGGTCAAAGAGagacaattttatattttcccaaGAAGAAATGACAGGACAAAGGGGATCGGCTAACAGCAATACGTTTCTAAGTGAGTAATTAGGAGGTATATGAAGGGGAGTAAAACTTGTAGAAGGATTACTTAGGTAAGTGTATTCATTCTGATCCATTGCAGTGCAGATCCCAGTGTCTGGTGTGAGGGCTATTTTCTCAGCTGGTACGTGGAGGGTGTACCTGCCAAGGGATCTCTATGGCTTCGTGCATGTAGGAAGAGAATGATTGGCTGGCCCTTTCTGAAACAACCATTGCTCCTATGTTTTTAACTCAAAGTAATCACTATTCCAATTTGCTATTTGGGGGATGGCATGTCTTTCACTCCTTTACTGGTAAATGATTATATAGATACAGTAACTTTCAGGCAAGAAATTTGGCTTGTTAAAGAGACTGCTGAGTTTacaaaggaaacaataataaacatacatttatttctatatcaatttatttgtaaatatatactcACGtgatctccaaaaacaaaaaattaaatccaaaaatCAACTGTAATACAATAGTTTCGCatatttagagttttttttttaactttgcttttttttagtCTGAATCTTTTCTTTCacaacttttccttttcttgaaatAAGGAGGAGAGGAATGTAGAGCAGACGCTCTCAGGGAGCAGGAGCCAGAGAGATCCAGGTTGGCAGGTCCCTGCTGTACTGTGGAAGTGGCGGCCCCTGGGGATTGTGGAAGAAAGGCTGGTTGAGGCATTTACCCCGGGCCTGCAGGTTGTGCTTTAGGGTATCTAAAGCCAATTTATTACCCTTTAAACCTGGTTTATTTCTATAAACACAGGCATAATTTGATCATAGGGTAATTTCATCAAATAGTCAACTTCCATATCCTTTCAGACACATTAAGTGAATTGTTTTAACCCTCGCCTAGATGAAGTAGAGTATAACTTCTTatataataactataataatagtaataaatagaaATACCTCTTGTTCATTTAGTACTTACTTTGCAAATGTATTTTGCTTaatatttcaccttcattttattattttagttataaCCATAACCTTCCAGAATCGGCTCAGTGttaattgtcattttttaaaaaacaatggagACAAACTTATTGGGGTAAAATTCACTGTTTACCTTTATATAGACCTGAATCCTGTTGTCTCCCTTTAAAAAGCTTGCACTCAGGAAAGAGCTAGTTGTCACAGTGTTTCAGTGAGCACTGCCCCCATCCCACTCgtatacacatgcacactcattTGAAATCGCCATCATTTCTTCCACTAGAGTTCAAGATGTTGTCAAATGGTTTTCCTCCTTTCACACAAGCTATTGCTGCAGGTTCTCCTCGCTTTTCTCACACATCCCCTAGGGACATGGCTCCTAATGGTGCCCTATGAAAGGGTGGCCGTTTTCTCTCCCAGAAGCCACACACTACAGGACTTCCTGTTGGGAAGGtgtctttcattcttttccatgcTCCTTTCAAACCACATATCCCCCTTCTCCCTGCAAACTGTCAGCTAATCAGAAGGAAATCACTGAACTGAGTATCACCCAATACCTCTGAGTCACTCTCAAGGAGGTGACACTGAAACAAACATCTGAGTAGCACGAACAGCAGCTGGACACCATGAGGAAGGAAGGGGTATTGAGCCCAGTGTGCTAAATGTGAAAGACCCTGCCTGGAATGTCCTGTGAGCAGCGGAACTTGGTAAGGTCAAATGTGGTGGGAGATGAGGACCCCAGGAGGACTTCAGGGTCAGGTCATGCAGGAAGGCACAGGTGATGTTCAGGGTGCTCTAGAGTCCACCTGCAGTCAGCCCTCATCAGGAAGGAGCAGACAGTCCACATAAACGTAAGCAGCTAAACTGTCGATTAAACATGACGTTCTGACAGAGCAGGCTCTGAGGGGGAGAGAGTCATCGATTAAACATGACCTTCTGACAGAGCAGGCTCTGAGGGGGAGAGAGTCATCGATTAAACATGACGTTCTGACAGAGCAGGCTCTGAGGGGGAGAGAGTCATCCCCTTGAAGAGAACAAGGAAGTCTCCGTGGAGGGAAGATTTACATGCAAAATTTTAGGAAAACTGAAGAAATTGAAGCCTTTAGAAGTGCTGGGGAAGAGTGTTTATGTGCAAGAAAGAACCCAACTTATGAAAAAGATGCAAGACAGCTcaatttctgtaaatataaatacTTCAGTTTCACCAGAAATGTGAACTAAACTCAggcaaattttatgatttttttttttaatttaaaaaaatgtgaccCAGCAGAATGTCTGCAGACTCAAGACTGTGGTCCCAGAAAGAAGAATCTAGTATTAGGACTGAAATGTATTTATATGGGGAGCAATCTGAGGCAGGGAATTAACTTAGTTGTCATTATAATATTACAATATTTGTGTTTCTATCATATAAAAGCAGGTGCTAAATATTTTGAGTAAAACATATTGGAATTATAGATTGAAGATTCCCCCAGTATAAAATCTAATAGATGTGTTAAGGGTAGCAAACGATTATCACAGACCACtgtgctaatttttctattcccAGATCAACTCACTTGCCTTCTTCACtaactctttctcaaaatatatttctgctGTATATTCTGATCATGAAATGACTAACATTCTAAAATAATCTCCATATGTACATAATGTACTAAAGTGAATTAGTACTTTAAGATATGCCTGTAGTAGGCTTGATTTTTGCAAATTATTCAATAAAGCAAATTTAATAGTTCCATTTTATTTAGATAAATGATACACcattgaaattatttgaaatgacttaatagaaatataaacttattatctttaaagcagaattttagttttgattcaaatataaaaagttagaaaCTCAGTGGTACTTATTACGTTACTTTTACTATTAAAATTGAAAGGTTATATAAATGTAACAAGTAACATAATAGTTGACTAAATTGTTGCACATCCAGTTGAAATTTAATACATTAACAAACAATAATCCAAAGATCTTTAATTGACAGGAATGGTAAAGAGTTTGTCTGCTGTCAGTGGAGAAATCATgttggctaactttttatatacCCCTCGTTTTGGCCTCTGAAAAGATTCTGTTTGTCCACTGTGTCCTTTTAAAATTGACATTGCCTTTGGCATTGAATTTTCTTTCCCTCAGTATAATCCTATTGCTTTTTTAATCTGCAGGTGAAATCAGAGATTGCACATTGATGCATACAATTTGTGGCCAAATTCCTGCTACTGCTATCTCAGCGGTCTAGGGAGTTACTTACAGGTCTACAATGCACAAATTCAGAGTGGTACCAAACAGACTTAGGTTTCCTTTGACAGTActtctgtttctaaaaatatattttgtgtctATTCATTTCCATTTGAAACCAATATCCATCAAAATCTACTGCTAAGATAGAGTTTTTAATCTCTTGATTATTCCCAATATTAGTTAAATGCCGCTGCATTGAGAATAGTTTCAACAATAGACTTCAGTGGGAGCAAACGTAACTTGCTTCTTTGTGACACGCAAGGTACCCACTGTCTTCTGCAGCGTTCTCAAGGGAAAGTGCTTGGTGAAGTTTGAGCCATGGAGTCTTTTCCTTGTCCGGCTGACACTCGCCATCTAGTGCTTGCAGCTGCCTTCATTTCAATTCAACCCCAGTTGATGTTTTCAGTCCTGCAAGGCTTCTAAGTATGAGACTCGGGTGATATCTATTTCATGTTTTAGGCAGATGAATCTTTGACCCCCAATGCTTATTGTTTTATCTTTGCTAACTCTAGCATGGTTCATCTCACACTTGCTGGGTTTTGCTATGCATTCTATAGTAGAACATGTAACAGAGTTAACAAATAACTTGCTAACTACCACACAAAATACATTTCCCTAGTTTCTGGAAATAACCTCAGTTTTTGCCTTTAATTACCTCCACTATAATgagaaaatagttttcttttttctaatgccATCATAAGGTTATTAAGTGCATAATAAGAGAGAATTCAGTTTTGTCATCAGTAATAGAGACTTGGTAAGTAGggacttaaacataaaacacgaatttaaaaaattaattgacacataatactTGCACATGTTTATGGAgtccagagtgatatttggatacatACAAAGTGTAATCATcacatcagggtaattagcatattaatcacttcaaacatttgtgtgtgtgtgtgtgtgtgtatacgcaTGTGTGCTGGGTACATTGAAAAAtcctctcttccagctatttgaaaacatacaaaaaattgtcATTAATGATAATCACCCTAGagtgctatagaacactggaACTTATTCCTCCAACATAGTTATAATTTTGTCCTCATTGAGTAACTTCTCTGTCTCCTCCTTAGCCCCCCAtgtttcccagcctctagtaaccactgtCCTACTATCTACTTCTATAAGATCCGATTTTTTACCTTCTgtatatgaatgagaacatgcagtatttatcctTCTGTGGTCTGGTTTATGTCACTCAATatgatgtcctccaggctcatcctgtTGCCAGAAATgacaaaattttgttctttttatgactggatagtattccattgtgtatatataacacattttctttatctgttcattggTTGATGAACATGCAGTTTAATTCCATgtcttggatattgtgaatagtgcggcACTAAACATTGATGTGCGGATGTCTTTTCAATAGGCTAAATTCCTTTCCTTTGTATATGTACCCAGGAGTGAAATTCCTGGATTATATGATAGATCTATATTTTtaggaaccttcatactgttctTTATAATAGcgatactaatttacattcccagcgaTACTGTGTAAGACTtctctttctctacatcctcaccagcatttgttattttttgtcttttttgatttgtcgttgttgttttgctttgcatttcccttatgattagtgatgttgaatattttttcaagtacttggctatttttatgtcttcttttgagaaatgtgtatttagatcatttacccattttttaattggattatgggTTTTTTTGCTATTGATCTGAGTTCCTTACATAaactatatattaatattttgtcagatgaatagtttgcaaatattatcttccATTTTGCAGGTTGTCTTTTCACCCTGTTGAATGttgcctttgctgtgcagaagatttttagtttaatatagccctacttgtctgtttttgttttgttgcctgtgcctttgaggtcatacataaaatatttcctgAGTCCAATGTTGAAGCACTTCCCTCAAAGCAAGAATCACTTTTAATTTGTTCATAAGAAGCAAGTGTTTATTTTGGCTAATCAGGGCAAGTTTTGTGATTGGTCATCAACAGGAAATTGCCTGGTAGTGCACTTTCTTCGGCTCCTTAATACCTTGGATTGTGTCCCTATGAAACAGTTAGAGGAACATTTCAGGAACATACATCATCATATCCATATGCTAAAGAATCAGGATGAAGGAAGCAAGAAGGGTCTGTATCTTCAGTCCCCACCACTCATGTGTTGTAGTTGTCCAGGATTTAATCAGTTGGCCAGACTCTACTGGCTTCAAGAAGTGACGAGTAGCGTGTGATTATATGTGGATGGTGCTGAGCCCATACAGGTTCTGTTCAATTGAAAGAGAAGGATAGAATGTGTGCTTTACAGCCACCATGACCACACATGGAACCCAGTCGATGAGAGGGATTTACATAAGCAGAACATGTAGGAGATAGTGACACAATATGGAAGGGGGTAGAGATAAAGAGAGTCCGAGAATGGCTGTGTGATTTCTGGCTTGGGCAGTTGTGCATGGTAGTTTTTACTTGAGCACTTTAGTGCATGACGTGATATATTTGATGTCATCGTGAGACACTAATTATAGGATTCCCTCAAACTGGGTCGCAGTAACAAGGAGAAGACATGTGGTCACTCACTCTGTAATGATTGTATGGAGTTGaaaaaatagaagggaaaaatggtgAATGAAAACATCAAATGGCTGGTATAAAATGAAATTGTAAGCAGCTCAGGTTATTTGATTTCAAAGTCTCAGTTGGCTCTTTATCACACAATTTCATGTGTGCGTGTGGGTGAGGAAGCCAACCTAAACATTCTCATCCGATGTGGTGAGCTGCTTTCTCCCTAGCTGAGTGAACCAAATTTCTGGATGGTAAGTACAAAATATACTTCTGATCAATTCCATTATGTTATACTTTGCTTTACAGAATTTGATTCTATCATATCCTGAATCTCTCTTCTTTCATACCTTCCCTTCCTGCtgctcttttcctcttccttactTTCTCATTGTCTCCCACTCCCTGGTATATAACCACTTACATGtgaatttaagaaacaaaaaaaaaaaaaaaaagaagaagaatactAATATAGTATTAATAGTAGTAACGATATTAATCATTCTGAATACTGATTGTGTGCCAGGCCTCTGTTTTCGCTCTTcactcagtgtgtgtgtgtgtctgtgtgtgtgtgtgtctctgtgtgtgtgtgtgtctgtgtgtgtgtgtgtctgtgtgtgtgtgtgtgtctgtgtgtgtgtgtgtgtttgtggtggggGGGTATTTAATGATTCTCCTCTAATATTCAAAACAACTTTATCAGGCAGGTGCTGTCATGATCTTCATTTAATAGAATTTCATTTCAGAtataatttaatgaatatttatttcagatataATTTCATATCTGATGTTTCAtgtaagacagaaaataaaatattttcaggttaTTGTATTTGCATTACGTTTTCTTGTTTATCTCTTTTCAAAGCATTAGGATATGGATATTATTGCTATttgcttaataaaatatttgaatcaaTAGCATATTAACTCCTGGGCTAGGTGACATCCATTATATTTCTACTATACCCATATCTGCCCTAGATAAAGTAATAGTTAAATTTCATCCATATTTAGGTTAATTTAGTATTTAACTTTTGCTTCTCCTATGAAACTCCACTGTAGTTCAGTGAATTACCAGTGACCATTTTTTTGTTAGTCAGTCACTGACTCATTAAGTCTGATACTTGAAGCATTTATGATTAGGCTTATCAGAATAGTTTTGGTGAATTTTGTCTTGTGCCTGTCTTGCAGTCAAACATTTAATGTAAAGAAggtagaagtaaataaataactgccTAACATTTGAATGTAAAGTCATATCAATATTAGTGAAATATTGACTTctagaaatatcaaaatttgAAGAAACTTGTTGTATGCCTTATCAGTATAGTTAGACATATGGTAGataaatgaaaagtatttttagtTGAACTAAGTCTAAATTAATGACTAGGTAGTGTGTTTGAACAATCTTCATAAACATAAAGTGCTCAGAAGGTAGTGAGTCAATGAGTGAAGAGTGAGAGTACAAAAGGAGACTGGGGTATGATGGTGTCTACATCTAGAAAGTAAGTTCCAAGCAGGGGTAAATTCAACAGAACATTTGCACAGCAATCAGATAGGAATAGTTTGATTCACTAATGGGAATAAACATATGGGCTCTGAGGTAGTTCCATTGACAAACAATTTGGCTACACATACCAACTTTTTGGAATAATTGGCTAAATAATTTAAGGAGCCTAAATTATTGTTcctaaatgaagacatttttagaTATGGTAAGGTCTctcacacacatacgcacacccacacacacccacacacagacattTAATCACATACAGTTGTCATTTGAAAGAAGTATGATgtatctggaaaaaaaagtctattctTTTGTTTGTATTAAACTTAGTATGAAATTATGTACATGATTTATGCTGGTGTCActctatatttctttctccataatcATGACCTGTGTTTCCTCAAATCAAATTGGCTCTCTTATGCTCAGTTTATGTGAAGTATGATGTCCACTGGTTAAATTTTAGCCTGGACTGACTAACTGCTCCTTCCAAATGATAAAACTTTAAGTATATATAAAGATGTGAACAGACTTTTGGAAAACATAAGAATTTCCTAAAAACTACAGatccaaaaaactgaaaaagttaaAGCAGAATCCTGAGGAGAGCATGTTCTCTGATTAATCTCCAAGCTTATAGAAAAGAGATGGATGTAGGGTGTATGTTACGTTTTTCTCTAACATTTGACATTACTAACAAAGTATACTTGGAGCCAGATGGGTGAGAAATGAATGTTACTTTGGGAAAGAGCTGCACGTGTGGGGAACAAGCTACAGGATAGGTGACACATTTTTCTGCACTTTCAAACACGGAATCGAGAAGCTCATTACTAGAGCATTTCTCTTTGCATACAATGGCAGATTTCACCCAAGATAGAAATACTCCTGGATAACATAGAAGATGTGCTTTCATTAATCATTCCATCATCATGGGCGTATATTTCAGATCGCTGATTGGTTAGGCcaagagacattaaaaaaatgttgCGGAAATGGCAGGTGCCTCATGGTAGTGAACGTAAGGTGCTGGAAGTAAGATGAtgaagaagataagaaataaattgTGGATTGCTTccaatttctgaagaaaaaaatacaggtatTATTGTGTTTATAATATGAACTCTAAAACATGTAAAAGCCAGTATGAAATACAGAGAAGGATAATTTATgcatagttaaaaatattttaacatcaaaaatcacttaaaaaattaaatctttcttGTAAAAAGGAATTAATTAGACCTAAAATGGGCCAGGAAGTTGGCTAAGAGCTGATGATTCAGTAGGACATGGGATTACAGAAACAAAGTaaatcatttattgaacaggtAAAACCAGAAGAATGATGTAACTCCAGGGAGTAAGGAAAAGTTAACAACCTTAGATACAGGTATGTtgattttgagttttcagcagtattttttcattttgtaaatttatGTATGATCAGCTCAGACAAGGGAACACTGCCCTT
Encoded proteins:
- the OR2T8 gene encoding olfactory receptor 2T8 codes for the protein MENGSSTSYFILLGLFNHTTAHQVLFMMLLAIVLTSLFGNALMILLIHRDCRLHTPMYFLLSQLSLMDMMLVSTTVPKMAADYLTGNKAISPAGCGAQIFFLPTLRGGECFLLAAMAYDRYAAVCHPLRYPMLMSWQLCLRMTMLSWLLGAADGLLQAAASLSFPYCGAHELDHFFCEAPVLVRLACADTSVFENAMYICCVLMLLVPLSLILSSYGLILAAVLHMRSTEARKKAFATCSSHVAVVGLFYGAAIFTYMRPKSHRSTNHDKVVSAFYTVFTPLLNPLIYSVRNSEVKGALTRCMGQCVALSHE